DNA sequence from the Streptomyces sp. CA-210063 genome:
TGCGGCTGCTGCGGGTCGGCATCTGGGTGAGCGCGCGGGGGGTGCGTCAGGTGGGCTTCTTCAGAACGCGTACGGCGTCCTGGGAGCCGAGCGTCTCGGTGCGTACCGTGCAGCAGCCGGTGCGGTGGCTCGGGCTGCCGCGGTCCGTGCAGGGGCAAGCGCTGCTCCTCGTCCGCGCGGACCGTGTGCAGGAGTACGTGACGCCGCTGATGACCACGCACAACGCCGACTTCCTGGCGCGTACGGAGGCCTTCGACCGGGCGGCGGACACGATCGAGGCGTGGGCGGCGGAGTACGGCCGCGCCGCGTAGTCGAACATACGGGTGAGGGGCCGGTCCGCGATACGGATCGGCCCCTCACCCGTATGCGGGAAAGAAGAGATCAGGCGGTCTGCGCCGGCTTGCCTTCGTGGAGGGCGATCGCGCGCTGCATGGCCTTGCGGGCCCGTGGGGTGTCGCGGGCGTCGTGGTAGGCGATGGCCAGGCGGAACCAGCTGCGCCAGTCGTCGGGAGCATCCTCGGTCTCCGCCTTGCGCCGCGCGAAGACCTCGTCGGCCGAGTCGCGGTCGATGCGGCCGCCCGGGGTGCGCTTCAACTCGTCGACGGGGAGGCCTCCTTCGGCGTCGAGTTCGGCGGCGAGCTGGTTGGCCTTGCGGACGAACTGGGTGTTCTTCCACAGGAACCAGACGCCGATCGCCGGCAGGACGAGCACGGCGACGCCGAAGGCGATCGTGACCGGTGTGCCGGTCTCTATGAGCAGGAGCCCGCGGCTGCCGACCAGGACGAAGTAGACGACCAGGACGGCTGCCGTGACGGCGTAGGTGAGCTTCACGCGCATGACGTTTCCGGCCGATCAGCCCAGGTCGAGGAAGTGTTCGAGGCCGAAGGTGAGGCCTGGGGCCGTCACCACACGGCGGGCGCCGAGCAGGATGCCCGGCATGAAGCTGCTGTGGTGGAGGGAGTCGTGGCGGACGGTCAAGGTCTCGCCCTCGCCGCCGAGCAGGACCTCCTGGTGGGCGAGGAGGCCGCGCAGGCGTACGGCGTGGACGGGCACGCCGTCGACGTCGGCGCCCCGCGCGCCGTCCAGGGCCGTGACCGTGGCGTCCGGCGCCGGGGCGGTACCGGCCGCGCGGCGGGCCTCGGCGATGAGCTGGGCGGTGCGGGTGGCGGTGCCGCTGGGCGCGTCGACCTTGTTCGGGTGGTGCAGCTCGACGACCTCGACGGACTCGAAGTAGGGTGCCGCGATCTGCGCGAACTTCATGGTCAGGACGGCCCCGATGGAGAAGTTGGGCGCGATCAGCACACCGGTCTCCGGGGACCCGTCCAGCCAGCCCTTGAGCTGCGCGAGGCGTTCGTCGGTCCAGCCCGTGGTGCCGACGACCGCGTGGATGCCGTGGCGGACACAGAAGTCGAGGTTGCCCATGACCGAGGCGGGGGTGGTCAGTTCGACGGCGACCTGGGCGCCGGTCTCCGCCAGCGTCTCCAGCTTGTCGCCCCGGCCCAGGGCGGCGACCAGTTCCATGTCCTCGGCGGCCTCGACGGCCCGTACGGCCTCGGAGCCGATGCGGCCCTGGGCACCGAGGACCGCCACGCGCAGCTTGCTCATTGCTTGGTTCCTTAACTGGGGTGTTAGGCGACGGCTTCGTGCAGACGGGACGCCTGTTTGTCCTTGAGCGGGCCGATCACCGACAAGGAGGGGCGCCGGCCCAGGACCTCGCGGGCCACGGCGCGGATCTCGTCCGGGGTCACCATGGCTATCCGGGTCAGCATCTCGTCGACGGACATCTGCTCGCCCCAGCACAGCTCGCTCTTGCCGATGCGGTTCATGATCGCGCCGGTGTCCTCCAGGCCGAGGACCGTGGAGCCGCGGAGCTGGCCGATGGCGCGCTCGATCTCGTCGTCCGGCAGCCCGTGCTCGGCGACCTGGTCGAGTTCGTCACGGCAGATCTTCAGCACGTCGTGCACCTGGGACGGGCGGCAGCCTGCGTAGACGCCGAAGAGACCGCAGTCGGCGAAGCCGGACGTGTACGAGTACACGCTGTACGCCAGGCCCCGCTTCTCCCGGACCTCCTGGAAGAGGCGGGAGGACATGCCGCCGCCGAGCGCGGTGTTGAGGACGCCGAGGGCCCAGCGGCGCTCGTCGGTGCGGGCGAGGCCGGGCATGCCGAGGACGATATGCGCCTGCTCGGTCTTGCGTCCGACGAGCTCGACGCGGCCGGCCGTACGGAGGCTGCGACGGCCCTCGCGCGGGGCGATCGGGGTGGCGTCGGCGCGGGTGAGGGCGTCCGCCTTCTCGAAGGCCGCGCGGACCAGTCGTACGACCTTGTTGTGGTCGATGTTGCCGGCGCAGGCGACCACGAGGTGGGTCGGGTCGTAGTGCTTCTTGTAGAAGCGGCGGATGCGGTCGGCGGTGAGGGCGTTGACCGTGTCGACCGTGCCGAGGACCGGGCGGCCGAGGGGGGTGTCGCCGAACATGGTGTGCGCGAACAGGTCGTGCACACAGTCGCCCGGGTCGTCCTCGGTCATCGCGATCTCTTCGAGGATGGCGCCGCGCTCGACGTCCACGTCCTCCTCGCGGATGAGCGAGTCGGTGAGCATGTCGCAGACCGTGTCGATGGCGAGCGGCAGGTCGGCGTCGAGCACGCGTGCGTAGTAGCACGTGTACTCCTTCGCCGTGAACGCGTTCATCTCGCCGCCGACCGCGTCGATCGCGGAGGAGATGTCCAGCGCGCTACGGCGTGAGGTGCCCTTGAAGAGCAGGTGCTCCAGGTAGTGGGTGGCGCCGTTCAGCGTGGGTGTCTCGTCGCGGGAGCCGACGTGCGCCCAGATGCCGAAGGTGGCGGAGCGCACGGACGGCAGGGTCTCGGTGACGATACGCAGTCCACCCGGGAGGGTGGTCTTGCGGACCGTACCGATGCCGTTCATGCCCTTGATCAGGGTTTGGGTACGGGCGACGGCCCGCGCCTCCGAAGAGGTGCGGGCCGTCGCCTTGGAGCTACGCGACGTCACTTGTCGGCGTCGTCCTTCTTCTCGTCGTCAGTCTCGCCCTCGATCACGGGGATGAGGGAGAGCTTGCCGCGGGAGTCGATCTCGGCGATCTCGACCTGGACCTTGGCGCCCACACCGAGCACGTCCTCGACGTTCTCCACGCGCTTGCCGCCGGCCAGCTTGCGGATCTGCGAGATGTGCAGCAGACCGTCCTTGCCGGGAAGCAGGGAGACGAACGCACCGAAGGTGGTGGTCTTCACGACCGTGCCCAGGTAGCGCTCGCCGACCTCCGGCATCGTCGGGTTGGCGATGCCGTTGATCGTCGTACGGGCGGCCTCGGCGGACGGGCCGTCGACGGCACCGATGTAGATGGTGCCGTCGTCCTCGATGGTGATGTCCGCGCCGGTGTCCTCCTGGATCTGGTTGATCATCTTGCCCTTGGGGCCGATGACCTCGCCGATCTTGTCCACGGGGATCTTGACGGTGATGATCCGCGGGGCGTTGGGGGACATCTCGTCCGGCGTGTCGATCGCTTCCATCATCACGTCGAGGATGTGGAGGCGGGCGTCACGGGCCTGCTTCAGCGCGGCGGCCAGGACGGAGGCCGGGATGCCGTCCAGCTTGGTGTCGAGCTGGAGGGCGGTCACGAACTCCTTGGTGCCGGCGACCTTGAAGTCCATGTCGCCGAAGGCGTCCTCCGCACCGAGGATGTCGGTGAGGGTGACGTAGTGCGTCTCGCCGTCGATCTCCTGGGAGATCAGACCCATGGCGATACCGGCGACCGGGGCCTTCAGCGGCACACCGGCGTTCAGCAGCGACATGGTGGAGGCGCAGACCGAGCCCATGGACGTCGAGCCGTTCGAGCTGAGCGCCTCGGAGACCTGGCGGATCGCGTAGGGGAACTCCTCGCGCGTCGGCAGGACCGGCACGAGGGCGCGCTCGGCGAGGGCGCCGTGGCCGATCTCGCGGCGCTTCGGGGAGCCGACGCGGCCGGTCTCACCGGTGGAGTACGGCGGGAAGTTGTAGTTGTGCATGTAGCGCTTGCGCGTCACCGGCGACAGCGTGTCCAGCTGCTGCTCCATGCGGAGCATGTTGAGGGTGGTGACACCCAGGATCTGGGTCTCGCCACGCTCGAACACGGCGGAACCGTGCACGCGCGGGATGGCCTCGACCTCGGCGGCGAGCGTACGGATGTCCGTCACGCCGCGGCCGTCGATGCGCTTCTTCTCCTTGATCACGCGCTCGCGGACCAGCTGCTTGGTGAGCGAGCGGTACGCGGCGGAGATCTCCTTCTCGCGGCCTTCGAACTGTGGGATCAGCTTCTCGGCGGCGAGCGCCTTGACGCGGTCCAGCTCCGTCTCGCGCTCCTGCTTGCCGGCGATGGTGAGCGCCTGGGCGAGCTCGTCCTTGACGGCGGCCGCGAGGGCCTCCAGGACGTCGTCCTGGTAGTCGAGGAAGATCGGGAACTCGGCGGTCGGCTTGGCGGCCTTCGACGCGAGGTCGGCCTGGGCCTTGCACAGGACCTTGATGAAGGGCTTCGCGGCGTCCAGACCGGCGGCGACGACCTCCTCGGTCGGCGCCTCGGCGCCGCCCTTGACCAGCTGGATGGTCTTCTCGGTGGCCTCGGCCTCGACCATCATGATCGCGACGTCGCCGTCCTCGAGCGTGCGGCCCGCGACGACCATGTCGAAGACGGCGTCCTCGAGCTCGGTGTGCGTCGGGAAGGCCACCCACTGGCCGTTGATCAGCGCGACGCGGACGCCGCCGATCGGGCCGGAGAAGGGCAGACCGGCCAGCTGCGTGGACGCGGAGGCGGCGTTGATCGCCACGACGTCGTACAGGTGGTCGGGGTTGAGCGCCATGATCGTGGCGACGACCTGGATCTCGTTGCGCAGGCCCTTCTTGAAGGACGGGCGCAGCGGGCGGTCGATCAGGCGGCAGGTGAGGATGGCGTCCTCGGAGGGACGGCCCTCACGGCGGAAGAAGCTGCCGGGGATCTTGCCGGCGGCGTACATCCGCTCCTCGACGTCCACCGTGAGGGGGAAGAAGTCGAGCTGGTCCTTGGGGTTCTTGGAGGCGGTGGTGGCCGACAGCACCATGGTGTCGTCGTCCAGGTACGCCACGGCGGAGCCGGCGGCCTGCTTGGCCAGGCGGCCCGTCTCGAAACGGATGGTGCGGGTGCCGAAGGAGCCGTTGTCGATGACGGCCTCGGCGTAGTGGGTCTCGTTCTCCACTAGCAAATTCTCCGATACTTTTCGTCTTTCGTCCCTGGGCCCGCCCGTGTGGCAGGGGGACGGTGGCGGAGAAGCGCGCCGTCTGGTGCGGGCCGGTCTTCGATCGAAGCCCTCGGGGTTCGCAATCCCCCGGGGGCCACTACCGAGGACCGGCGGCGGCGAGGTGCGCTTCTCCTCGTTCGGTGTGCGTGCGGTCGCCCGTGTCCGGGCGCCCTCACACGGTGTCGTACATATTGCGTTGTGCTACCACACTACAAAGGGGTGGTGACACTCCGCACGTTTCCGCACGTACGTCCCGCGTACGGCCGGAGCCGCGCGCCCCCTGCAAGCGGGGCCACGGAGATCCGGCGGGCGCCGCGGAGGTGCGGGCGGCAGGCCGCGGACATGCGTACGACAAGACCGCGGACGTGCGTACAACAAAAGGAGCGGCCCCGATTTCCCGGGAACCGCTCCCCTCACGGCGTCTTACTTGGCGCCCGCCGCACCGCGGCGGATGCCGAGGCGGTCGACCAGCGCACGGAAGCGCTGGATGTCCTTCTTGGCGAGGTACTGCAGCAGACGGCGACGCTGACCGACCAGGATCAGCAGACCACGGCGGGAGTGGTGGTCGTGCTTGTGGGTCTTGAGGTGCTCGGTCAGGTCGGAGATGCGGCGGGAGAGCATCGCGACCTGGACCTCGGGGGAGCCGGTGTCGCCCTCCTTGGTACCGAACTCGCTGATGATCTGCTTCTTCGTAGCGGCGTCGAGCGACACGCGATACTCCTCATGAGTCTCATTGATGCCACCGAGTGCCCCTGGTCTTCGTCTCAGGGGGGCTTCTGTGACTCGGGTGACGGGGGCCGGTGGGGGCTGCCTCCGGGATGGGGGTGCGCACACAAACGGCCGTCAGCCAGGGTACCAGGCTGGGGGGTGCCCCCCAGCCGCTCCCTCAGCCGGTGAGTGACCGGACCGTCGTGAGGACCCCCAGCACCGCCAGGCACAGCGGAATCAGCGTGAGCAGCACCAAGCTCTCGGCGATGTCGAGGAAACGGCCCCAGAACGGGGACAGGCCCTTCTGGGGAACGATCAGGCCGATCGCGGCGAGCAGCGCGGCTCCGACCGCGACGGCCGCCGTCAGCCAGATGGTGCGGAGGTCCAGCGCGCCCCGGTCGTCGTGCAACACGAACTCGGTGAGGGCCTCGGTCGGGGGATTGAGTGCGAGGCCGAC
Encoded proteins:
- a CDS encoding polyribonucleotide nucleotidyltransferase, which encodes MENETHYAEAVIDNGSFGTRTIRFETGRLAKQAAGSAVAYLDDDTMVLSATTASKNPKDQLDFFPLTVDVEERMYAAGKIPGSFFRREGRPSEDAILTCRLIDRPLRPSFKKGLRNEIQVVATIMALNPDHLYDVVAINAASASTQLAGLPFSGPIGGVRVALINGQWVAFPTHTELEDAVFDMVVAGRTLEDGDVAIMMVEAEATEKTIQLVKGGAEAPTEEVVAAGLDAAKPFIKVLCKAQADLASKAAKPTAEFPIFLDYQDDVLEALAAAVKDELAQALTIAGKQERETELDRVKALAAEKLIPQFEGREKEISAAYRSLTKQLVRERVIKEKKRIDGRGVTDIRTLAAEVEAIPRVHGSAVFERGETQILGVTTLNMLRMEQQLDTLSPVTRKRYMHNYNFPPYSTGETGRVGSPKRREIGHGALAERALVPVLPTREEFPYAIRQVSEALSSNGSTSMGSVCASTMSLLNAGVPLKAPVAGIAMGLISQEIDGETHYVTLTDILGAEDAFGDMDFKVAGTKEFVTALQLDTKLDGIPASVLAAALKQARDARLHILDVMMEAIDTPDEMSPNAPRIITVKIPVDKIGEVIGPKGKMINQIQEDTGADITIEDDGTIYIGAVDGPSAEAARTTINGIANPTMPEVGERYLGTVVKTTTFGAFVSLLPGKDGLLHISQIRKLAGGKRVENVEDVLGVGAKVQVEIAEIDSRGKLSLIPVIEGETDDEKKDDADK
- the rpsO gene encoding 30S ribosomal protein S15 — encoded protein: MSLDAATKKQIISEFGTKEGDTGSPEVQVAMLSRRISDLTEHLKTHKHDHHSRRGLLILVGQRRRLLQYLAKKDIQRFRALVDRLGIRRGAAGAK
- the dapB gene encoding 4-hydroxy-tetrahydrodipicolinate reductase, with the protein product MSKLRVAVLGAQGRIGSEAVRAVEAAEDMELVAALGRGDKLETLAETGAQVAVELTTPASVMGNLDFCVRHGIHAVVGTTGWTDERLAQLKGWLDGSPETGVLIAPNFSIGAVLTMKFAQIAAPYFESVEVVELHHPNKVDAPSGTATRTAQLIAEARRAAGTAPAPDATVTALDGARGADVDGVPVHAVRLRGLLAHQEVLLGGEGETLTVRHDSLHHSSFMPGILLGARRVVTAPGLTFGLEHFLDLG
- a CDS encoding M16 family metallopeptidase; this translates as MTSRSSKATARTSSEARAVARTQTLIKGMNGIGTVRKTTLPGGLRIVTETLPSVRSATFGIWAHVGSRDETPTLNGATHYLEHLLFKGTSRRSALDISSAIDAVGGEMNAFTAKEYTCYYARVLDADLPLAIDTVCDMLTDSLIREEDVDVERGAILEEIAMTEDDPGDCVHDLFAHTMFGDTPLGRPVLGTVDTVNALTADRIRRFYKKHYDPTHLVVACAGNIDHNKVVRLVRAAFEKADALTRADATPIAPREGRRSLRTAGRVELVGRKTEQAHIVLGMPGLARTDERRWALGVLNTALGGGMSSRLFQEVREKRGLAYSVYSYTSGFADCGLFGVYAGCRPSQVHDVLKICRDELDQVAEHGLPDDEIERAIGQLRGSTVLGLEDTGAIMNRIGKSELCWGEQMSVDEMLTRIAMVTPDEIRAVAREVLGRRPSLSVIGPLKDKQASRLHEAVA